From Haloarcula sp. CBA1127, a single genomic window includes:
- a CDS encoding TIGR04206 family protein: MDRGPRRRLIAVVVAGLVPWTVVLIGEELTLVFSFGLFNTNPPELLSVYSYFIRFTSALPQFIESWGSGVLLYAFALASAVAGVVWREDVRMTALALAGAGLTQFPVFLGFNRRLNYVAVPVGSLVLLIVVWWYYLPAIRGDTST; the protein is encoded by the coding sequence ATGGACCGCGGTCCCAGACGCCGCCTTATCGCTGTCGTTGTTGCTGGCCTCGTCCCCTGGACAGTGGTGCTAATTGGAGAGGAACTGACGCTTGTCTTCTCGTTTGGACTGTTCAACACGAACCCACCGGAGCTGCTCTCGGTCTACAGCTACTTCATCCGCTTTACCAGCGCACTCCCCCAGTTTATCGAATCGTGGGGTTCGGGCGTCCTATTGTATGCCTTTGCTCTAGCCAGCGCCGTTGCCGGTGTCGTCTGGCGTGAAGACGTTCGGATGACCGCCCTCGCACTCGCAGGTGCGGGCCTGACGCAGTTTCCCGTGTTTCTGGGATTCAACAGGCGGCTCAACTACGTGGCTGTTCCGGTCGGCTCCCTTGTCCTTCTTATCGTGGTCTGGTGGTACTATCTACCGGCCATCCGGGGCGACACATCGACGTAG
- a CDS encoding VOC family protein, whose protein sequence is MWSLDHTMMRVEDLDASLDWYTTHLDYEEKGRWEADTFTNVFLGPEDVHEEGALLELTYNHDGRSYTMGDAWGHIAVRCDDVYDAYDELMNAGVADYRDPDSCGGSYAFVTDPDGHEIEIVERDHGAKWSLDHTMIRVEDAEQAIGWYVRKLDYELFRREEFDDFALYFLKPEDAPDEAMSVELTYNYDGRSYELGDAWGHLAVQTDDLHDAWETLMGRHAEDYRDPESCDDRYAFTKDPDGREIEIVTN, encoded by the coding sequence ATGTGGTCACTCGATCATACGATGATGCGCGTCGAGGATCTGGACGCCTCGCTGGACTGGTACACGACACATCTCGATTACGAGGAGAAGGGCCGCTGGGAGGCGGACACGTTCACGAACGTCTTCCTCGGTCCGGAGGATGTCCACGAGGAGGGCGCATTGCTCGAACTGACGTACAACCACGACGGGCGCTCGTACACGATGGGCGACGCGTGGGGACACATCGCCGTCCGCTGTGACGACGTGTACGACGCCTACGACGAGCTGATGAACGCTGGCGTTGCGGACTACCGCGACCCGGACTCCTGTGGTGGCTCCTATGCCTTCGTCACAGACCCTGATGGCCACGAAATCGAGATCGTCGAGCGAGACCACGGCGCGAAGTGGTCGCTCGACCACACAATGATCCGTGTCGAAGACGCTGAACAGGCTATCGGCTGGTACGTCCGGAAGCTCGACTACGAACTGTTCCGCCGCGAAGAGTTCGATGACTTCGCGCTGTACTTCCTCAAACCAGAGGACGCCCCCGACGAAGCGATGTCGGTCGAACTTACCTACAACTACGACGGTCGGTCCTACGAACTCGGCGATGCGTGGGGGCATCTCGCGGTCCAGACTGATGACCTCCACGACGCGTGGGAGACGCTGATGGGGCGCCACGCTGAGGACTACCGCGACCCCGAGAGCTGTGACGACCGCTATGCGTTCACCAAAGACCCCGACGGCCGCGAAATCGAAATCGTGACGAACTGA
- a CDS encoding BGTF surface domain-containing protein, which translates to MTGNSDKIRSLFLTALMVFSVFAGTVAFSGGAAAAANVSVDQAVEYNSGTVELAFDGGVGSVASGDVTVFVDGNSNPSNFVSGNPSLSDNDGDGRLQIDLDDDVQPNRNLTIKVTGLTGGDGTVVAEDIDVTSTTIDSFGSDSARSYNVNVYRGETVAVVNDTNGGNVFVEEDQGSIVSDDTYETNSQVYTIDTENLDSGERYNVSVKPQDDSAGEAGFKLSDLDLNVEADDNDITDEDEVIANVTITRGGQPANATLFADDGDKVDTIVKDRLSGNDETDFIFDNISSYDGFDADDGPYTINVTDNQTGVTASTDQINVSEAGDGDASFESSVVNDDRGDVVNITYQLDNEDEAVVFVGDDEDDNYAISGTIEDDDGDGEVTVSFNSYLAGTSGISGISASDILYVEGDDEITGVEEGGSFSRSNLDDETIEASSYNLNVTAGTSQEDSADSVGTLRLSERSTENIRTWVAPQDADLDDDDIDIRDRIDQNLTQSNDIADGDLVVHQIVASGVEGPLAYEEEVNSSSSTTQAFLRSTAGGANNNDVFNLTVNRSDVGANADQDPLVLNSSNVVVVDDPDNNTYFVAVETQNAEFESGTAIREDDEDDELTANFTVSQDTGLSDDNDSADVEYSIVDRDATIDTTNGLVLVQAAADQQITGTTTVAPGSEFEVQIESESESNPFLDRPEATVDADGTFTATADFSDYSAGTNFTTQTLDVDGDELGDEEDGQITDADTATVSISDQESDGSEVVVDSAQLSAGGFIAVHAGNASGDVVGNSEYLEAGSHEDITITLDEPMDEDFTAVAMPHLDTNGNEAYDFPDADGPYTANGSAVTDSANVTIATEDTPTDTEEPTETETEPPATDEETDAPATDEPATEETETTEASGPGFTAAIALIALVAAALLAVRRDN; encoded by the coding sequence ATGACAGGAAATTCAGATAAGATTCGCAGCCTGTTTCTGACGGCGCTGATGGTCTTCTCGGTATTCGCCGGGACCGTCGCGTTCTCCGGTGGCGCAGCTGCCGCCGCGAACGTCTCCGTCGACCAGGCAGTCGAATATAACAGCGGAACAGTTGAATTGGCATTTGATGGCGGCGTTGGAAGCGTCGCTTCCGGTGACGTCACAGTCTTCGTTGACGGCAACTCAAACCCGAGCAACTTCGTCAGCGGCAACCCGTCCCTTTCGGACAATGATGGCGACGGCCGCCTTCAAATCGATCTTGACGACGACGTTCAGCCGAACCGCAACCTGACCATCAAGGTCACCGGTCTGACTGGTGGCGATGGCACGGTCGTTGCCGAGGACATCGATGTCACGTCGACAACGATTGATTCCTTCGGCAGTGACTCGGCTCGATCGTACAACGTCAACGTCTACCGTGGCGAAACAGTTGCCGTGGTGAACGACACCAACGGTGGCAATGTCTTCGTCGAAGAAGACCAAGGTAGCATTGTCTCCGACGACACGTACGAGACCAACAGTCAGGTCTACACCATTGATACCGAAAACCTCGACAGCGGTGAGCGCTACAACGTCTCGGTCAAACCACAGGACGACTCTGCTGGTGAAGCTGGCTTCAAGCTCAGCGACCTCGATCTGAACGTCGAAGCTGACGACAATGACATCACTGACGAGGACGAGGTCATCGCTAACGTCACCATCACCCGTGGTGGCCAGCCGGCCAACGCGACTCTGTTCGCCGATGACGGCGACAAAGTCGACACGATTGTCAAGGACCGTCTCTCCGGTAACGATGAGACGGACTTCATCTTCGACAACATCAGCAGCTACGACGGCTTCGACGCTGATGATGGTCCGTACACGATCAACGTGACGGACAACCAGACTGGCGTCACAGCCAGCACCGACCAGATCAACGTCTCCGAAGCTGGCGACGGTGATGCCAGCTTCGAGAGCAGTGTTGTCAACGACGATCGTGGTGATGTGGTCAACATCACCTACCAGCTCGATAACGAAGATGAGGCTGTTGTCTTCGTCGGCGACGACGAGGACGACAACTACGCAATCTCCGGAACTATCGAGGACGACGACGGTGACGGCGAAGTCACTGTCTCGTTCAACAGCTACCTCGCCGGCACGAGCGGTATCAGTGGCATCTCCGCCAGCGATATCCTCTACGTTGAGGGTGACGACGAGATCACTGGTGTCGAAGAGGGTGGCTCCTTCAGTCGCAGCAACCTAGACGACGAGACGATTGAAGCCTCCAGCTACAACCTGAACGTCACTGCAGGCACGTCTCAGGAAGACAGCGCTGACTCCGTCGGAACGCTCCGACTGAGCGAGCGCTCCACTGAAAACATCCGTACCTGGGTGGCCCCACAGGATGCTGATCTCGACGATGACGATATCGACATTCGTGATCGTATCGACCAGAACCTGACCCAGTCGAACGACATCGCTGACGGTGACCTCGTTGTCCACCAGATCGTTGCTTCTGGTGTCGAAGGCCCGCTCGCCTACGAAGAGGAAGTCAACAGCTCCTCCAGCACGACCCAAGCGTTCCTCCGGTCGACTGCTGGCGGCGCTAATAACAACGACGTATTCAACCTCACCGTCAACCGTAGCGATGTCGGTGCAAACGCAGATCAGGACCCGCTCGTCCTCAACAGCTCCAACGTTGTTGTTGTCGACGACCCTGACAACAACACGTACTTCGTCGCTGTGGAGACCCAGAACGCAGAATTCGAGAGCGGCACGGCGATCCGCGAGGATGACGAAGATGACGAGCTCACGGCCAACTTCACCGTGTCGCAGGACACTGGCCTGAGCGACGACAACGACAGCGCTGATGTGGAGTACAGCATCGTTGACCGCGACGCAACCATCGACACGACCAACGGTCTCGTGCTGGTGCAGGCTGCCGCTGACCAGCAGATTACTGGAACGACCACGGTCGCGCCTGGCTCCGAATTTGAGGTCCAGATCGAATCCGAGAGTGAGTCCAACCCGTTCCTCGACCGACCTGAAGCGACTGTCGACGCGGACGGTACGTTCACTGCCACGGCCGACTTCAGTGACTACTCGGCAGGAACGAACTTCACCACTCAGACGCTCGATGTCGACGGTGACGAGCTCGGTGACGAAGAAGACGGACAGATCACCGATGCAGACACGGCCACTGTGAGCATCAGTGACCAGGAATCCGACGGTAGCGAAGTCGTCGTCGACAGCGCGCAGCTGTCCGCCGGTGGCTTCATCGCTGTCCATGCCGGTAACGCATCCGGCGACGTCGTCGGGAACTCCGAATACCTCGAGGCAGGCAGCCACGAGGACATCACGATCACGCTCGACGAACCGATGGACGAGGACTTCACGGCGGTCGCAATGCCGCACCTCGACACCAACGGTAACGAAGCGTACGACTTCCCGGACGCTGACGGTCCGTACACCGCCAACGGCTCCGCCGTTACGGACAGTGCGAACGTGACCATCGCCACCGAGGACACGCCTACGGACACGGAAGAGCCGACGGAAACCGAAACGGAACCGCCGGCAACCGACGAGGAAACTGACGCACCGGCAACCGATGAGCCGGCAACCGAGGAAACCGAGACCACGGAAGCGTCCGGTCCCGGCTTCACGGCAGCCATCGCGCTCATCGCGCTCGTCGCTGCTGCACTCCTCGCCGTCCGACGCGACAACTAA
- a CDS encoding BGTF surface domain-containing protein: MTDTSEKIRSLFLTALMVFSVFAGTIAFSGGAAAAANVSVQQAVEYNDGTVELAFDGGTGSVAPGDVTVFVDGNSNPSNFVSGNPSLSDNDGDGRLQIDLDDDVQPNRNLTIKVSNLGGDSVVAEDIDVTSTSITSFGSDSARSYNINVYRGETVAVVNDTNGGNVFVEEDQGSIVSDDTYEANSQVYTVDTENLDTGQRYNVSVSPQNDSVGEAGFKVSDLDLNVEADDNDITDEDDVIANVTITRGGQPANATLFADDGDKVDTIVKKRLSGNDETDFIFGNISSYDGFDADDGPYTINVTDNQTGVTASTSQINVSEAEDGDASFESSVVTDERGDVANITYQLDNEDEAVVFVGDDEDDNYAISGTIEDDDGDGEVTVSFNSYLAGGSSDVGAGFSSASVSASDILYVEGDDEITGVEEHGTFERTNLSEETIEASSYNLNVTAGTSQDSSADSVGTLRLSERSTESMRSWVAPQDAELDDDDIDIRDRIGQNLTQSNNIADGDLVVHQIVASGVEGPLAYEEEVNSSSSTTQAFLRSTAGGPGNNDAFNLTVNRTDVGANADEDPLDLNSTNVVVVDDPDNNTYFVAVKTEQANFSSGVPIRDDDEDDVLTANFTVSQDTGLAEDNDGIEDSYSIVDRDATLDTANGLVQAQAAADQQVTGTTTVAPGSELEVEVESESDSNPFLDRPEATVGQNGTYTATVDFSAYSAGTNFTAQTLDVDGDNLGDEEDGQLTDSDTATVSISDQESDGSEVVVDSAQLSAGGFIAVHAGNASGDVVGNSEYLEAGSHEDITITLDEPMDEDFTAVAMPHLDTNGNEAYDFPGADGPYTANGSAVTDSANVTVGTEEEPTATEEPTETETEPPATEEQTEETTTMDSGTDEAETTEASGPGFTAAIALIALVAAALLAVRRDN; this comes from the coding sequence ATGACAGATACAAGCGAAAAAATCCGCAGCCTGTTTCTGACGGCGCTGATGGTCTTCTCGGTATTTGCCGGGACCATCGCGTTCTCCGGTGGCGCAGCCGCCGCCGCGAACGTCAGCGTTCAGCAGGCAGTCGAATATAACGACGGTACAGTTGAATTGGCATTTGATGGCGGCACTGGGAGTGTCGCTCCCGGCGACGTCACAGTCTTCGTTGACGGCAACTCAAACCCGAGCAACTTCGTCAGCGGCAACCCGTCCCTTTCGGACAATGATGGCGACGGACGTCTTCAGATCGATCTTGACGACGACGTTCAGCCGAACCGCAACCTGACCATCAAGGTCAGCAATCTCGGCGGTGACTCGGTCGTTGCCGAAGACATCGACGTCACGTCGACGTCGATCACGTCCTTCGGCAGTGACTCGGCTCGATCGTACAACATCAACGTCTACCGTGGCGAAACAGTTGCCGTGGTGAACGACACCAACGGTGGCAATGTCTTCGTCGAAGAAGACCAGGGTAGCATTGTCTCCGACGACACGTACGAGGCCAACAGTCAGGTCTACACTGTCGACACGGAAAACCTCGACACTGGTCAGCGCTACAACGTCTCGGTCTCGCCGCAGAACGACTCTGTCGGTGAAGCCGGCTTCAAGGTCAGCGATCTCGACCTGAACGTCGAAGCTGACGACAATGACATCACCGACGAGGACGATGTCATCGCCAACGTCACCATCACTCGCGGTGGCCAGCCGGCCAACGCGACTCTGTTCGCCGATGACGGCGACAAAGTCGACACGATTGTCAAGAAACGTCTCTCCGGTAACGATGAGACGGACTTCATCTTCGGCAACATCAGCAGCTACGACGGCTTCGACGCTGATGATGGTCCGTACACGATCAACGTGACGGACAACCAGACTGGCGTCACAGCCAGCACCAGCCAGATCAACGTCTCCGAAGCTGAAGACGGCGACGCCAGCTTCGAGAGCAGCGTTGTGACGGACGAGCGTGGTGACGTGGCGAACATCACCTACCAGCTCGATAACGAAGACGAAGCTGTTGTCTTCGTCGGCGACGACGAGGACGACAACTACGCAATCTCCGGAACTATCGAGGACGACGACGGTGACGGCGAAGTCACTGTCTCGTTCAACAGCTACCTCGCCGGTGGTAGCAGCGATGTCGGAGCTGGCTTCAGTAGTGCCAGTGTTTCCGCTAGCGATATCCTCTACGTTGAGGGTGACGACGAGATCACTGGTGTCGAAGAGCACGGCACCTTCGAACGCACCAACCTTAGCGAAGAGACAATTGAAGCCTCCAGCTACAACCTGAACGTCACTGCAGGCACGTCTCAGGACAGTAGCGCTGACTCCGTCGGAACGCTCCGACTGAGCGAGCGTTCCACTGAGAGCATGCGTAGCTGGGTGGCCCCACAGGACGCTGAGCTCGACGATGACGATATCGACATTCGTGATCGTATCGGCCAGAACCTGACTCAATCGAACAACATCGCTGACGGTGACCTCGTTGTCCACCAGATCGTTGCTTCTGGTGTCGAAGGCCCGCTCGCCTACGAAGAGGAAGTCAACAGCTCCTCCAGCACGACCCAGGCGTTCCTCCGGTCGACTGCTGGTGGCCCTGGTAACAACGACGCGTTCAACCTCACCGTCAACCGCACTGATGTCGGTGCAAACGCAGATGAGGATCCGCTTGACCTCAACAGCACCAACGTCGTTGTTGTCGACGACCCTGACAACAACACGTACTTCGTCGCTGTGAAGACGGAGCAAGCGAACTTCTCCAGCGGCGTTCCGATCCGCGACGACGACGAAGATGACGTCCTTACGGCCAACTTCACCGTGTCGCAGGACACTGGTCTGGCCGAAGACAACGACGGCATCGAAGACAGTTACAGCATCGTTGACCGCGATGCAACTCTCGACACGGCTAACGGCCTCGTGCAGGCTCAGGCTGCCGCTGACCAGCAGGTTACCGGAACGACCACGGTCGCGCCTGGCTCCGAGCTTGAGGTTGAAGTCGAGTCCGAGAGTGACTCCAACCCGTTCCTTGACCGACCTGAAGCGACTGTCGGCCAGAACGGTACGTACACCGCTACGGTTGACTTCAGCGCCTACTCGGCAGGAACGAACTTCACCGCTCAGACGCTCGACGTCGACGGTGACAACCTCGGTGACGAGGAAGACGGACAGCTCACCGATTCGGACACGGCCACTGTGAGTATCAGTGACCAGGAATCCGACGGTAGCGAAGTCGTCGTCGACAGCGCACAGCTGTCCGCCGGTGGCTTCATCGCAGTCCACGCCGGTAACGCATCCGGCGACGTCGTCGGGAACTCCGAGTACCTCGAGGCAGGCAGCCACGAGGACATCACGATCACGCTCGACGAGCCGATGGACGAGGACTTCACTGCGGTCGCAATGCCGCACCTCGACACCAACGGCAACGAAGCGTACGACTTCCCTGGCGCTGACGGTCCGTACACCGCTAACGGCTCCGCCGTTACGGACAGTGCGAACGTGACTGTTGGCACCGAGGAAGAGCCGACGGCCACGGAAGAGCCGACGGAAACCGAAACGGAACCGCCGGCAACCGAGGAGCAGACTGAGGAGACCACCACCATGGACTCCGGAACCGACGAAGCTGAGACCACGGAAGCGTCCGGTCCCGGCTTCACGGCAGCCATCGCGCTCATCGCGCTCGTCGCTGCTGCACTCCTCGCTGTCCGACGCGACAACTAA
- the artA gene encoding archaeosortase A, whose amino-acid sequence MSETVLQTGVDIAGLSFDPVTVSEPLMWLVLVAFLGSVAIAQYDEGLARPVGTGGWVLFAAYWLVLAPHFILIQKSVVEGLGSVIAVPLSLYTGYLLWNGRESLLVLTRAIGIMGVIYVPFLTIGPLRQTIIEIVTDQVVFLMTLIGYDPMVVDGLSHNGIDIASKQYPYENTFWFDGNERPITYTIILACTGIGSISIFAGGILAVKAPWRRKLRVLVVAVGIIYVLNLIRNLGIALAFGLQKAQFFPGTVMALFGLSDAQLVSYYIVDRMLAQFGSVIVLVGLTWVLMRELPELTVIIEDLLFLVTGTEYDLGTTFEKDQSESGPATPGDD is encoded by the coding sequence ATGAGTGAGACAGTCCTGCAGACGGGCGTCGACATCGCTGGACTGTCGTTCGACCCGGTCACGGTCTCGGAACCGCTGATGTGGCTTGTTCTTGTGGCGTTTCTGGGAAGCGTAGCCATTGCCCAGTACGACGAGGGACTTGCTCGCCCAGTTGGAACGGGCGGCTGGGTTCTGTTCGCAGCGTACTGGCTCGTTCTGGCACCACACTTCATCTTGATACAGAAAAGCGTCGTCGAGGGGCTGGGAAGCGTCATCGCCGTTCCACTGTCGCTGTACACCGGCTACTTACTCTGGAACGGCCGGGAGTCGCTGCTGGTGTTGACCCGTGCCATCGGCATCATGGGCGTCATCTACGTGCCCTTCCTCACTATTGGACCACTCCGCCAGACAATCATCGAAATCGTCACCGATCAGGTCGTCTTCCTGATGACGCTCATCGGGTACGACCCAATGGTGGTTGACGGGCTCTCGCACAACGGCATCGATATCGCGTCGAAACAGTACCCCTACGAGAACACGTTCTGGTTCGACGGGAACGAGCGGCCGATAACGTACACTATCATTCTGGCCTGTACGGGTATCGGCAGCATCTCCATCTTCGCCGGCGGAATACTGGCAGTCAAGGCACCGTGGCGGCGGAAGCTTCGCGTGCTGGTCGTGGCCGTCGGCATCATCTACGTACTGAATCTCATTCGGAACCTCGGCATCGCGCTGGCATTTGGCCTCCAGAAAGCGCAGTTCTTCCCGGGAACGGTCATGGCGCTGTTCGGCCTCAGCGACGCACAGCTGGTGTCCTACTACATCGTCGACCGGATGCTGGCGCAGTTCGGCTCAGTCATCGTCCTCGTTGGGCTGACGTGGGTGCTGATGCGGGAGCTACCGGAGCTCACTGTTATCATCGAGGACCTCCTGTTTCTGGTGACCGGAACCGAGTACGACCTTGGAACGACATTCGAAAAGGACCAGTCGGAGTCGGGTCCTGCGACGCCCGGTGACGACTGA
- the dph5 gene encoding diphthine synthase yields MLTFVGLGLYDERSVTVAGRDAIRDADRVFAEFYTSRLIGTDIETLADTLETSIEVRDRAGIEQDPEPILEAAESENVVFCTAGDTMVSTTHTDLRLRAADRGIETRIVHGTTAQTAAGSLTGLQNYRFGKATTLPFEDAHGGDGVPDSVVATIKDNRDRDLHTLVYLDIKVDDPHWDESDDTYMTASQAAAMLSEPFPDTLGVVVARAGSPDPLVVADTLDELATQTFGDPLHLLVIPGSLHPLEADTLESLAGAALE; encoded by the coding sequence ATGCTCACATTCGTCGGGCTGGGCCTCTATGATGAGCGCTCGGTCACGGTCGCGGGCCGCGACGCCATCCGGGACGCTGACCGGGTGTTCGCTGAATTTTACACAAGCCGGCTGATCGGTACTGATATCGAAACGCTGGCGGACACACTGGAGACGAGTATCGAAGTCAGGGACCGAGCCGGCATCGAACAGGACCCTGAGCCGATTCTCGAAGCCGCCGAGAGCGAAAACGTCGTCTTCTGTACCGCCGGGGATACAATGGTCTCGACGACACACACTGACCTCCGGCTTCGGGCCGCGGACCGTGGTATCGAAACCCGAATCGTTCACGGGACAACCGCCCAGACTGCTGCCGGCTCGCTGACCGGCCTGCAGAACTACCGCTTCGGGAAGGCTACGACCCTTCCGTTCGAGGACGCACACGGCGGTGACGGCGTACCGGACAGCGTCGTCGCTACCATCAAGGACAATCGGGACCGGGACCTGCACACGCTGGTCTACCTCGACATCAAGGTCGACGACCCCCACTGGGACGAGAGCGACGACACGTACATGACCGCCAGCCAGGCCGCCGCTATGCTGTCGGAGCCGTTTCCGGACACGCTCGGGGTTGTCGTGGCCAGAGCTGGCAGTCCAGACCCATTAGTGGTCGCTGACACGCTCGACGAACTCGCTACGCAGACGTTCGGCGACCCACTCCATTTGCTTGTCATTCCCGGTTCGCTCCACCCACTTGAGGCGGATACACTGGAGTCACTTGCTGGCGCAGCGTTAGAATAG
- a CDS encoding class I SAM-dependent methyltransferase family protein translates to MGVPCVRVPREAGEETRQRLAKANLVDDGYDITVVDGQLYVPVTDPTAVPSDLTVVEADPPVREGQTMPADALEFDPSYERIGDVAIVDEDDDERARMIADAIMDSDLPVRAVLNRASKIKGEQRVRDWDVLAGDGTEVTHREYGCTFDLDLAEVYFSPRLATERHRVTEQVSEGEQAFDMFAGVGPFAIPFAKRGATCVGTDINETAIEYLRANAEQNGVSNRVTGICGDVREVAGEYEGWADRVVMNLPHSADEFLETAVRLAADECVLHYYDIQHENDLFGPGERAIRAAAEQAYDVTVETRHTVRSYAPKEHNVVLDVRLTR, encoded by the coding sequence ATGGGCGTTCCCTGCGTTCGCGTTCCCCGCGAGGCCGGCGAAGAGACGCGCCAGCGCCTCGCCAAGGCAAACCTCGTTGACGACGGCTATGACATCACGGTCGTCGACGGGCAGCTGTACGTTCCTGTCACTGACCCCACAGCGGTGCCGTCGGACCTCACCGTTGTCGAGGCAGACCCGCCGGTCCGCGAGGGCCAGACGATGCCGGCGGACGCCCTCGAATTCGACCCGAGCTACGAGCGCATCGGTGATGTCGCGATTGTCGATGAAGACGATGACGAACGAGCCCGAATGATCGCCGATGCCATCATGGATTCGGACCTGCCTGTGCGGGCGGTGTTGAACCGCGCATCGAAGATCAAAGGCGAACAGCGGGTCCGGGACTGGGACGTACTCGCTGGCGACGGAACAGAAGTCACCCACCGGGAGTACGGCTGTACGTTCGACCTTGACCTCGCCGAAGTGTACTTCTCGCCGCGGCTGGCGACGGAACGCCACCGCGTCACCGAGCAGGTCAGCGAGGGCGAGCAGGCCTTCGATATGTTTGCCGGTGTCGGCCCGTTCGCGATTCCGTTCGCCAAACGCGGGGCGACCTGCGTCGGAACGGACATCAACGAGACGGCGATTGAGTACCTCCGAGCAAATGCGGAGCAAAACGGCGTCTCCAACCGCGTGACCGGCATCTGCGGCGATGTACGCGAGGTCGCCGGCGAGTACGAGGGCTGGGCTGACCGCGTCGTCATGAACCTGCCCCACAGCGCCGACGAGTTTCTGGAGACCGCCGTCCGCCTGGCGGCCGACGAGTGCGTGCTGCATTACTACGACATTCAGCACGAGAATGACCTGTTCGGGCCCGGCGAGCGAGCGATCCGGGCGGCTGCGGAGCAGGCCTACGACGTGACGGTCGAAACGCGCCACACCGTTCGATCCTATGCCCCGAAGGAACACAACGTCGTTCTCGACGTTCGACTGACGCGCTGA